In Akkermansia muciniphila, one DNA window encodes the following:
- a CDS encoding DUF4339 domain-containing protein: protein MDEKKFYIFSDGEVQGPFSERGLELLCAQKRITGETLVCLEGEQNWTPYSDFLKNRSVTVNESFSSENIPQAISQNRRAKASFSDSQSFQEVKIPFTSMTVQAFGIMGGIIIILSILAAVAVFIVGIMSKNAVALPMMMLWAVGIFFGALLYGGVFIAIANIVQCQLRSVDLLKKIVEQTKE from the coding sequence ATGGACGAAAAAAAATTCTACATATTTTCAGATGGAGAAGTGCAAGGGCCTTTTTCAGAACGTGGACTTGAGTTGCTTTGTGCTCAAAAACGTATTACCGGCGAAACTCTCGTATGCCTTGAAGGAGAGCAAAATTGGACGCCATATTCGGATTTTTTGAAAAATCGCTCTGTAACAGTTAATGAAAGTTTTTCATCAGAAAATATTCCTCAAGCTATCAGTCAGAATAGGAGAGCGAAAGCTTCTTTTTCAGACAGTCAAAGCTTTCAGGAGGTAAAAATCCCATTTACATCAATGACGGTGCAGGCTTTCGGCATAATGGGAGGGATTATTATTATTCTTTCTATTCTAGCTGCAGTAGCCGTTTTCATCGTTGGTATTATGAGTAAAAATGCCGTTGCTTTACCAATGATGATGTTATGGGCTGTTGGAATATTTTTCGGGGCTCTTCTTTATGGTGGTGTTTTCATAGCCATTGCGAACATTGTGCAATGTCAGTTAAGGAGCGTTGACTTGCTCAAAAAGATTGTAGAGCAGACAAAGGAATAA
- a CDS encoding type II toxin-antitoxin system HicA family toxin, whose protein sequence is MKTILAIFTLCNYIVGMPPKIRQLVADLRKAGFDNTGRGKGSHRQYEHRASGTVATICGHDGDDAKPYLVKHVREKIEEAKSKGA, encoded by the coding sequence GTGAAAACAATCCTTGCTATTTTCACATTGTGCAACTATATTGTAGGCATGCCTCCTAAGATACGACAACTAGTTGCCGATCTTCGCAAGGCGGGCTTTGACAATACGGGCCGCGGCAAAGGTTCCCACCGTCAGTATGAGCATCGGGCCTCCGGTACGGTAGCGACCATCTGCGGGCATGATGGAGACGATGCCAAGCCCTATCTGGTCAAGCACGTCAGGGAGAAGATAGAAGAGGCAAAAAGCAAGGGAGCGTAA
- a CDS encoding helix-turn-helix domain-containing protein, producing MKMTEQDMKTLAGKYSRFIRWSDEDNCYIGSLPDFEKDCTHGETLEEVNRNLQEVAEMYIERCLEKGMELPQPRAIAISPSPFRETGNEKSIARLRKSQGMSQKDFAAVLGVSPSTLVKWEHGLRRPCGPSAKLLDLIEKHPELINS from the coding sequence ATGAAAATGACTGAACAGGATATGAAGACGCTTGCCGGGAAATACAGCCGTTTCATCCGGTGGAGCGATGAAGATAATTGCTATATCGGTTCCCTGCCTGATTTTGAAAAGGACTGCACCCACGGGGAAACCCTGGAAGAAGTCAACCGCAACCTTCAGGAAGTGGCGGAAATGTATATTGAACGTTGTCTGGAAAAAGGAATGGAACTGCCCCAGCCCCGGGCTATAGCTATTTCTCCGTCACCTTTCCGCGAAACAGGCAATGAAAAAAGCATTGCGCGGTTAAGGAAAAGCCAGGGAATGAGCCAGAAAGATTTTGCCGCCGTGCTGGGAGTCAGCCCTTCCACGCTGGTCAAATGGGAACACGGCTTGCGGCGCCCCTGCGGCCCTTCCGCAAAATTGCTTGACCTTATTGAAAAGCATCCTGAATTGATCAATTCCTGA